In one Candidatus Neomarinimicrobiota bacterium genomic region, the following are encoded:
- a CDS encoding M61 family metallopeptidase, which produces MKKILSSFAINLLLPVILFSQSITYTLSMPEPWTHYFHVTQTIKGERKRSIDFVMPVWIPGSYKVRDYPKNVEGFTAHSDKSENLKWEKLDKNTWRVFSEKAKQVTISYRVYAFEKSVRESFLDDSHGFASPPGLFMYVDNLRGKRAKLVIDPYDDFSTISTGLEASPEDKYTFEIPNYDILIDSPIEIGNQKLFLFDVDGVPHEIAIYGEGNYDSVMVAEIKMITESTIKIFGEIPYKRYVFIVHLAKSNRGAIEHLNSAVYIYGRWNFQPEKKRKAWRSVVAHEMFHTYNVKRIRARALGPFDYTAENYTSLLWVMEGFTSYFGSRILLDAGLLTSDEYREKMASLIKKVSTRKGDKYQSVSAASFDAWIRYYQPNENSRNSEVSYYDKGNLLGMLLDLEIRYSSKNERSLADVMRRLYSEYYKKKKRGFSKEEFKKEVQRAAGKKLDNFFRDYVNGTKEIDYDKYLLYAGLELDKISTVSKATDLLGVATSGTGGKLTITRVVRDSPAWNYGLNVNDEIIAINDLRVSKSDFAKTLNRFDAGEKLKFTLVRNDWLRDIDVVVAESSEEEYFLFPIEEPTELQKAIYESFFMIEVTEEED; this is translated from the coding sequence ATGAAGAAAATATTATCCTCCTTCGCTATTAATTTACTGCTTCCGGTTATTCTATTTTCGCAATCAATAACTTACACCCTGTCGATGCCCGAGCCGTGGACGCACTATTTCCATGTGACTCAGACTATTAAAGGCGAGCGAAAAAGGAGCATTGACTTTGTGATGCCTGTCTGGATTCCGGGTTCTTACAAGGTAAGGGATTATCCCAAAAACGTCGAGGGATTCACTGCTCACAGTGATAAATCTGAAAATCTGAAATGGGAGAAGTTAGATAAGAATACGTGGCGTGTGTTCAGCGAAAAGGCAAAACAAGTAACTATCAGCTATAGGGTCTATGCTTTCGAAAAAAGCGTAAGAGAGTCGTTTTTAGATGATTCCCACGGTTTTGCTTCACCTCCGGGTTTATTTATGTATGTTGATAATCTTAGAGGTAAGCGGGCAAAACTCGTGATTGATCCGTATGATGATTTTTCTACCATCTCAACAGGTCTCGAGGCAAGCCCGGAAGATAAATATACTTTCGAAATTCCTAATTATGATATTCTTATAGATTCCCCTATAGAGATAGGCAATCAGAAATTGTTTCTATTTGATGTGGACGGTGTACCACATGAGATTGCCATATACGGCGAAGGGAATTATGATTCTGTTATGGTAGCAGAAATAAAAATGATCACAGAAAGTACGATAAAGATCTTCGGAGAAATACCTTATAAACGTTATGTGTTCATAGTACATCTTGCAAAATCCAACAGAGGCGCTATCGAACATCTAAACTCGGCAGTTTATATTTACGGAAGATGGAATTTTCAACCCGAAAAAAAGAGAAAAGCGTGGAGAAGTGTGGTAGCGCACGAAATGTTTCATACCTATAATGTCAAGAGAATCAGGGCACGGGCGCTGGGACCCTTTGACTACACAGCGGAAAATTATACGTCACTTCTCTGGGTTATGGAGGGATTCACCAGTTATTTTGGCTCACGGATACTACTGGATGCGGGATTATTAACAAGTGATGAATATCGCGAAAAAATGGCTTCCCTAATTAAAAAAGTTTCCACGCGGAAAGGAGATAAGTATCAATCAGTATCTGCTGCATCATTTGATGCGTGGATACGCTATTATCAGCCGAATGAAAATTCTCGCAATAGTGAGGTCAGCTATTACGACAAAGGGAACTTACTGGGGATGCTATTGGACCTCGAAATCCGATACTCTTCTAAAAATGAAAGATCGCTTGCTGACGTTATGAGGCGGCTTTATTCGGAATACTATAAAAAGAAAAAAAGAGGTTTCTCCAAAGAGGAATTCAAAAAAGAAGTGCAAAGAGCGGCAGGGAAAAAATTGGATAACTTTTTCAGAGATTATGTAAACGGTACAAAGGAAATTGATTACGATAAATATTTGTTATATGCCGGACTTGAGTTAGATAAAATTTCGACAGTCTCGAAGGCTACAGATCTTCTTGGGGTTGCTACAAGCGGAACAGGGGGAAAACTAACAATCACACGGGTTGTGCGCGATTCGCCTGCGTGGAATTACGGTCTGAATGTTAATGATGAAATTATAGCCATAAACGACCTTCGTGTCAGCAAATCAGATTTCGCTAAAACGCTGAATAGATTTGACGCCGGAGAGAAATTGAAATTTACCCTTGTCAGAAACGATTGGTTAAGAGATATAGATGTTGTAGTGGCTGAATCATCTGAAGAAGAATACTTTCTCTTCCCCATAGAAGAGCCGACCGAGCTGCAAAAAGCGATTTACGAATCATTTTTTATGATTGAGGTGACGGAAGAAGAGGACTAA